Proteins found in one Rahnella aquatilis CIP 78.65 = ATCC 33071 genomic segment:
- a CDS encoding mechanosensitive ion channel family protein: MGDSRLRVMALLAWLRKGRLYGFLVWLSFFTSFLLQAAEPRQMPSDQEKARTVYIFHQPVVMLQAKFGLSTPEERVLRIRNTLRSLSGEDIRHPVQILPVQRYGQQGRLLVINGKPLMLLAESDLDEGDDLTLDQAAQRVLARFNAQRISLTEQYSSTYLTIATLKVVAGTAVLILLYYAAFTSWAKVKAYFTARILLKKGWIPYRWRSLLGAVEVHLYAILMILLSIVAFYLWLSWLFRLYPWTRVWGESLGDWSVNVMQKIALAIVSAFPGLMIVAIIFLITAFILKLLKIMLKRVETRKLNVPGLHPETVGATRKLISVMIWLFALSAAYPFLPGANSLAFKGVSVFFGLMLTLGSAGVMNHAMSGLVLIYSRALRKGDVIRIGDNEGLVSEIGMLATKIITRESYVVTVPNAVVVSGKITNLSAQNPGGGVNLTTSITIGYDTPWRQVHAMLELAASRTRGIDLQHKPLVRQLSLMDWYIAYELQVHLRAGESLAAVRSELHSHIQDVFNEFNVQIMSPNFVNQPETAVRVAQDNWFAAPASPPDKPT, encoded by the coding sequence ATGGGTGACAGCAGGTTGAGGGTGATGGCGTTACTGGCCTGGCTGAGAAAGGGCCGCCTGTATGGTTTTCTGGTGTGGCTATCGTTTTTTACCTCTTTTCTTCTGCAGGCGGCTGAACCCCGGCAGATGCCGTCTGATCAGGAAAAAGCCCGTACCGTTTATATTTTTCACCAGCCGGTTGTGATGTTGCAGGCGAAATTCGGCTTGTCGACGCCGGAGGAACGCGTGTTGCGCATCCGTAATACGCTGCGTTCGCTGAGCGGAGAGGATATACGCCATCCGGTGCAGATCCTGCCTGTGCAACGTTATGGTCAGCAGGGACGGCTGTTGGTGATCAACGGTAAGCCGCTGATGCTGCTGGCGGAAAGTGATCTGGATGAAGGCGATGATCTGACGCTCGATCAGGCCGCCCAACGGGTACTGGCGCGTTTCAATGCGCAGCGCATCTCGCTGACAGAGCAGTATTCTTCCACCTATCTGACGATCGCGACACTCAAAGTGGTGGCGGGCACCGCTGTGCTGATCCTGCTGTATTACGCTGCATTTACATCCTGGGCCAAAGTGAAAGCCTATTTCACGGCAAGAATTTTGCTGAAGAAGGGGTGGATCCCGTACCGGTGGCGCAGCTTACTGGGCGCGGTTGAAGTCCATTTGTATGCCATATTGATGATTTTACTGAGCATCGTCGCGTTCTATCTCTGGCTGAGCTGGTTGTTCCGTTTATATCCCTGGACGCGTGTCTGGGGCGAATCGCTGGGCGACTGGTCAGTGAATGTGATGCAGAAAATCGCATTAGCGATTGTGTCAGCGTTCCCCGGACTGATGATTGTGGCGATCATTTTCCTCATCACGGCGTTTATTCTCAAGCTGCTGAAAATCATGTTAAAACGGGTTGAAACCCGAAAACTTAACGTGCCCGGTTTGCACCCTGAAACGGTGGGTGCGACGCGAAAACTGATTTCCGTGATGATCTGGCTGTTTGCGCTGTCAGCAGCGTATCCGTTTTTGCCGGGTGCGAATTCACTGGCCTTCAAGGGTGTCAGCGTATTCTTTGGCCTGATGCTCACGCTGGGCTCGGCAGGCGTGATGAACCATGCCATGAGCGGACTGGTGCTGATTTATTCACGGGCGCTGCGTAAAGGCGATGTGATCCGCATCGGCGATAACGAAGGGCTGGTGAGTGAAATCGGTATGCTGGCGACCAAAATCATCACCCGTGAAAGTTACGTTGTCACGGTGCCAAATGCCGTGGTGGTCAGCGGCAAAATCACCAATCTCAGTGCCCAAAACCCGGGCGGTGGCGTCAATCTGACCACCAGCATCACCATCGGTTATGACACGCCGTGGCGGCAGGTGCATGCCATGCTGGAACTGGCCGCCAGCCGCACACGGGGTATTGATCTTCAGCATAAACCGCTGGTGCGTCAGCTCAGCCTGATGGACTGGTATATTGCCTATGAATTGCAGGTGCATCTCCGGGCAGGCGAATCTCTTGCTGCGGTGAGAAGCGAATTACACAGTCACATTCAGGATGTATTTAACGAATTTAATGTTCAGATCATGTCGCCGAATTTTGTGAACCAGCCGGAAACGGCGGTCAGGGTTGCTCAGGACAACTGGTTCGCCGCACCGGCCTCGCCGCCGGACAAGCCGACATGA